ATCCCCAGCGCGCGAGCCCAGGCCATGACGCCCCCGGCGATCAGCCCGTTGCGCGCCAGCGGCGCCGAGACGCGGTAGAACGTCTGCCACGTCGTGCATCCCAGCACGCGCGAGACCTGCTCGAGGTTGGGGTCTACGCCGTTGAAGGCGGCCTTGGCCGAGCGGATGCAGTACGGCACGGCTACCAGGTACTGGCACATGACAATGCCCGCCCCGGAGACGGTCGAGAGGTTGGCGCTTTCCATGGCGGTGCGGATGAACTGTCCGAACCCGAAATTGAAGAACGCCAGCAGCGAGATGCCCGTCACCACCGGGGGCAGAACGATGGGCACGTCGACGAGGGTGTCGCAGAACGCCCGCAGCGGAAAGCGGTACCGGCTCAGGGCGTAGCCGATGGGAATGCCGGTGACCAACACAAGGATCAGCGTCGTCAGCGAAGTCGCCAGACTCATGCGGATGGCAAAGAGCATCTGGTCCCGCGTCAGCAGGTCAAGGATATCGCCCGGGCCGAAGGAACTGGAGAACAGATACCCCACATTGGCGGCCACCAGGCCCAGGATCAGCAGCACGAACAGCGTCAGCATCCCCCCGCACACGTAGTGCAGCGGCGAGCGGGACGACGAGGCTGAAGCGTTGCGATAACTCATGTAAATCTCTTACGCTTGTGAGGGCGACAATGGGACAAGTTTCCGTCGGCGACCTCAGGAGCCCCCCAGTTCCGGCGGGCCTCCGGGCGGGCTCTGCCCGCCGCTGTCGGCGGAACCGCGCCAGCCCAGGATCCGCAGCGGATAGAACAGGCGCGAGACGAGGTTGCTGTAGATGCCCGTCGTGACGTAGCGCATGATGTGGGTGACGCCGGCCGACCCGGGCTCGGGCATGGCCACCGCCATCGCCACCGCGCCCATCCGCGCC
The sequence above is drawn from the Planctomycetaceae bacterium genome and encodes:
- a CDS encoding ABC transporter permease subunit, with translation MSYRNASASSSRSPLHYVCGGMLTLFVLLILGLVAANVGYLFSSSFGPGDILDLLTRDQMLFAIRMSLATSLTTLILVLVTGIPIGYALSRYRFPLRAFCDTLVDVPIVLPPVVTGISLLAFFNFGFGQFIRTAMESANLSTVSGAGIVMCQYLVAVPYCIRSAKAAFNGVDPNLEQVSRVLGCTTWQTFYRVSAPLARNGLIAGGVMAWARALGIFAPIMVFVGTGPRVLTMPTTLWLELSTGNIATAVAIALVMLALAGVSLVLVHWLAPEGNIV